In Nicotiana tabacum cultivar K326 chromosome 2, ASM71507v2, whole genome shotgun sequence, the following proteins share a genomic window:
- the LOC142166789 gene encoding uncharacterized protein LOC142166789 — protein MVSFLESYLPYVVTKRVQWQLAYNKWFKCNTDGVFKGNPGPSSYALCVRNDAGDVLFAKAEELGLSTNTIAEAKAIVEGLSYCVQKQLHPLIIQTDSMLMKKIIDGIWEVPWNIGKEINKINQLKHNFNVIFEHVLREGNTLADYLAKFVFSSAGSRENLGILRHLQKLLCSTTCIYDECQTLEPVSIRAKKYSN, from the exons ATGGTTTCCTTTCTTGAAAGCTACTTGCCTTATGTTGTAACAAAAAGAGTTCAATGGCAACTAGCTTACAACAAATGGTTCAAATGCAATACTGATGGTGTTTTTAAAGGAAATCCTGGGCCAAGCTCATATGCTTTATGTGTAAGGAATGATGCAGGTGATGTGCTATTTGCAAAGGCAGAGGAGTTAGGACTGTCGACTAACACAATTGCTGAAGCAAAGGCAATTGTTGAAGGTCTATCATATTGTGTCCAGAAGCAGCTTCATCCACTAATCATCCAGACAGATTCAATGTTGATGAAGAAAATAATTGATGGTATTTGGGAGGTACCTTGGAAcatagggaaggaaataaataagaTCAATCAATTGAAGCACAACTTCAATGTGATATTTGAGCATGTTCTAAGGGAGGGCAATACTCTGGCAGATTATTTGGCTAAATTTGTCTTTTCTAGTGCAG GCTCCAGAGAGAACCTTGGAATATTGAGGCATCTGCAAAAACTTCTTTGCTCAACCACCTGCATCTATGACGAATGTCAAACACTTGAACCAGTCTCAATTAGAGCTAAGAAATACAGCAATTAG